The Haematobia irritans isolate KBUSLIRL chromosome 1, ASM5000362v1, whole genome shotgun sequence DNA segment caaaattttctatagaaataaaattttgacaaaattttctatagaaataaatttttgacaaaattttctatagaaattaaattttgaccaaattttctatagaaataaaatttttacaaatttttcaatagaaataaaattttgacaaaattttctatagaaatgaaattttggttattattttttgccacgacccagtatatataatttatgaggtcttagaacaatatttcgatgtgttacacacagaatgacaaagttaatatacccccatcctatggtggagagtataaaaaaaaaaaacaaaaaatgctaaaaacacTGCAATATTTGATTGATAccgataacaacaacaaatacatactTAGTGAATCGGATTGTTATCAACTAACTAGAGGTGGAGTTCAATGGGAAATAGACAAGCCCTAGTACCAATCACCAAAGTGTTATCAATTAATATGGCCTAAAAACAAATACGCGTTTGTCTATTAAACTGAATTCGTTGAtagtaaaatgtttgacaatttaTTCTAGTAATTTTAGTAGTTCAAACAAATCGTATATTTTCGCAGTAAATTTAATTTCGCACAATATGCAAttcaaggaaatttttatttttattgctctAACCTTATTTGCCACAGTTTATGGTGCCTGTGTGCCTGAATGTCCATTGGATTATAGTCAAGTATGTGGACAATTACCAGATGGTAAAAAGGTTACCTATGTTAATTCATGCAGAATGAGATTTGAAGCCTGTAGGACTGGCAAAGGTGAGTATGAGAGgtgatttttattataaaaaattttaaaatttagttttttaaacaaaattttgcagatATTATTCAAGTGAACAGAGGACCTTGTAAGAAGTAATACACGGGAGATAATGGTTAATGGTGTTGTATGTGAAGATGTTACTGGTTATATTAAATTctacaaatggaaaatttaatgcaaaattgttatttttttctggTATCTTAAAGTACACTCGATATTTCCAATACGtgatatacacaaaaaatgttAGTATACAAGGGTAGCCGGAAAAACAAATCGTTACTTGGATGATTTTTTTGGCCAAAAACTATATCTGACAGAAAATTTGGCTTTGCTGAATCTGTATGCAAGAATTTTCTTTGAACACATTTCCTCGGGGGACAATACGAGGAGGCAAAAATCCTCGTATTCTCCCTTTGACCAAGAAATTCACCTGTATCAAATATCAACCAGTTTGGTCAAGTAAGAATGAGTTAACGTGGTAAGGTGAACGGTCCAGTATACTAAAacccttgtttttaatttacttcatggaaattattatgttttagttgCAATCCCTCCAATATGAGAAACTttacttgactttaatattttttttttgtgcgttagttaaatgaacgaaAAAACAGCGAAAAATTATACACGAATGAAGCATAATAGATTTAAATTcgtatttcacaaaaaataatacagaatttcttaaaattttatcacaaatgtGCTCATCATGAACTCTGTATGACACTAAAGAGATTTTTGCAATtgcaaattccaattttttatatttttttatcttttatttttgtcattccgtttgtaacacatcgaaatatcgacttctgactatataaagtatacatatcttGATTATTCTATGACTATAtaaccatgttcgtctgtctgttgtaaaaaCGCTATAGCCTATAATAATGGCGCTTTCGTCCTGAAATTCGCTACAGATTAATTTTTGGTTGCAGGTAGGTCATGTTCGAAGAAGTGCCATATCAGAGcaggttttaatatagccccgaCTGCCCGATTTGGTGTTTTGGGTCTCTAAAAACCTtagcttttatccgattttccacAGGTAGAAATCTGgggtagtttttatacaattttctagaagcccaagaactcCCGAATTAGTATCTTGGTTTTTTAGAAGCCGTAGTTGTTATCAGATTTTCCAGAAAGCAGAAATCtggagtagtttttatccgattttcatgaaagtcaaaatctggagctattttaggaccacaaataggagtGCCGAATGTGGTGTGTATCGGCccatttgacttcttggacttctagaagtgacacttaaaattgatttgtagagttttttaggaccacaaatagctgCGCCAAATCCGattgatttcttgggcttctagaaaccgcagtttttattcgacTTTCCTGAaaatggatatctagaggtggaTATCACAAGTTCGTGTGTCGAATGTGGTAAGtatgtccaggttttggtataggcccaatatagaccggtctcccgatttgaattttgggcttctggaaattcaattttaatcgattttcctgaaaattgacaactagaggtattttaggtccgatAGTTGTTCCGAATATGGTGGGTATTGGGTTTTATcctatttccttaaaattgatgtaaagggtgatacggtcaaaatttggtcaatataaacttgacgtatttctttcaattttgcatttaaaaaacctgaacacccctcatattttgattttggaattcattcttcagttgtcaaaatgccgtccaagcaagaagagcagcgtatcaaaattttgctcgcgcatcgcgaaactccgagctacttgcacgcaaagctggcaaaatcgctaaaagttgccaaatcaaccgttacaaatgtaattaaagtgtttggggaacgtttgtcgacagccagtaagtc contains these protein-coding regions:
- the LOC142229386 gene encoding tomoregulin-1-like — encoded protein: MQFKEIFIFIALTLFATVYGACVPECPLDYSQVCGQLPDGKKVTYVNSCRMRFEACRTGKDIIQVNRGPCKK